GCGCGGCGGGCGCTCCAGGGGGCTGAGGACGTAGCGCGAGGCGGAGGTGTTGTCCGCCACCACGTCGGGCAGGGAGAAGTATTTGAAGTCGATGAAGCGCGAGTCGAGGAGCTCCATGGCCGCGAAGACGGTGGCGCAGGCGTCGAGGGCCTCTTCGCGGGTGATGCGGCCGCGCAGCTCGCGCGAGGTGCGGAAGGCGATCTCCGGCTCGATGCGGGGGTGGATGGAGCCCTGCATCCGGAGCGTGCCACCGGCGGGCACCGCCATGCGGTCGGTGATGAAGCCGTAGATGGGCAGATCCAGGTTCATCTGCTTGCGCTTGGCCTCGGAGGTGAAGCCCATCTTCAGGCCCACCACGCGCTCGCCGCGAGCGGTGCGCAGGCGGCGGCCCTCGGCCTGGATGGCATAGGCGTCCGGGAGCGAGAGGTTGGGGTGGGCCCGGGTGAGGGGAGGAACCGCGCGAGCCTCCAGCCGTGCCTCATCCAACAGCCGGGCCAGCTCCTCGTGCATGCGTGTGCTCATCGCCATCTCCGAAGTGGGGAACGGGCCCCTTTTGCGATGCCGCCGCCGCGAGCGCAAGCGGCCTTTCTGGCGCGGTCCGGTGAAAGACGCCAAGGTCCCGCTTGCACAGGAGG
The sequence above is drawn from the Archangium gephyra genome and encodes:
- a CDS encoding 2-keto-4-pentenoate hydratase, with product MSTRMHEELARLLDEARLEARAVPPLTRAHPNLSLPDAYAIQAEGRRLRTARGERVVGLKMGFTSEAKRKQMNLDLPIYGFITDRMAVPAGGTLRMQGSIHPRIEPEIAFRTSRELRGRITREEALDACATVFAAMELLDSRFIDFKYFSLPDVVADNTSASRYVLSPLERPPRELDLPHLQMVMEVNGERVQAARSDAISGDPVVSILQLCELLEQRGESLPAGSIVLSGAATAAHPLRAGDSVRLTVEGLGELSVSVES